The Pecten maximus chromosome 12, xPecMax1.1, whole genome shotgun sequence genome includes a region encoding these proteins:
- the LOC117339471 gene encoding uncharacterized protein LOC117339471, with amino-acid sequence MADAVRPDLPEGYLGAQGSFGELGLSVSSHCDPCITARENSLEITFKTTKAVKFTHQLINCATEKENNEYVFTHTKNNNVVFVIQLPEMGYYKLQLFALPVADVSKSLPNVFNYLIHCTRAMQPVYPYPKQYAQWKEGCFLTKPLILHTDAKLTNIAWSVDVPHAKGVAVVADGEWYHFENRGGPVWEATFSLDQLRGKNAKITLNANLSDDETKYCTLLEYKL; translated from the coding sequence ATGGCGGATGCTGTAAGGCCTGATTTACCTGAAGGTTACCTGGGTGCCCAAGGGTCGTTTGGGGAGCTTGGTCTGAGCGTCTCAAGCCATTGTGACCCTTGCATCACCGCAAGGGAAAATAGCCTGGAGATTACATTCAAGACCACAAAGGCGGTCAAGTTTACTCACCAGCTGATCAATTGTGCCACTGAGAAGGAGAACAATGAATACGTTTTCACCCACACCAAAAACAATAACGTGGTATTTGTAATTCAGCTCCCAGAAATGGGCTACTACAAGCTCCAGCTTTTTGCCCTTCCGGTTGCAGACGTGAGCAAGTCCCTTCCCAATGTCTTCAATTATTTGATCCACTGTACACGGGCAATGCAACCCGTGTACCCGTACCCCAAACAGTATGCCCAATGGAAGGAAGGATGCTTCCTCACCAAGCCCCTAATCCTTCACACCGACGCAAAGCTAACAAATATCGCATGGAGCGTTGACGTCCCGCACGCGAAGGGTGTGGCCGTGGTAGCTGATGGGGAGTGGTACCATTTTGAAAATCGCGGGGGACCGGTTTGGGAGGCGACATTTAGCCTGGATCAACTCAGGGGGAAAAACGCCAAGATCACCTTAAACGCTAACCTTTCAGATGACGAGACGAAGTACTGTACGTTATTGGAATATAAGCTATAG